In Oryza brachyantha chromosome 2, ObraRS2, whole genome shotgun sequence, a single window of DNA contains:
- the LOC102718801 gene encoding probable cytokinin riboside 5'-monophosphate phosphoribohydrolase LOGL2: protein MEIKDEETAAEVAVVVQLRFRRICVFCGSSHGKKKSYQDAAVDLGKELVTRNIDLVYGGGSAGLMGLVSQAVHSGGRHVIGVIPKTLMPREISGETVGEVKAVADMHQRKAEMARQSDAFIALPGGYGTLEELLEVIAWAQLGIHDKPVGLLNVDGYYNPLLSFIDKAVEEGFIRPSARHIIVLAPTPKELIEKLEEYSPQHEKVVSKMKWEMEQLSYSQNYDIPMPKEGNVIIEAQHGSRLWM, encoded by the exons ATGGAAATCAAGGACGAGGAGACAGCGGCAGAGGTGGCCGTGGTGGTGCAGTTGCGGTTCAGGAGGATATGTGTGTTCTGTGGGAGCAGCCATGGCAAGAAGAAGAGCTACCAGGACGCTGCCGTTGATCTTGGGAAAGAGCTG GTGACAAGAAACATTGATCTAGTATATGGAGGAGGGAGTGCAGGGTTGATGGGCTTGGTGTCTCAAGCAGTACACAGTGGAGGAAGGCATGTTATTGG GGTAATTCCCAAGACTCTCATGCCTAGAGAG ATATCAGGTGAGACAGTGGGGGAGGTGAAAGCAGTGGCCGATATGCACCAGAGGAAGGCAGAGATGGCCAGGCAGTCAGATGCCTTTATAGCATTGCCTG GGGGATATGGAACACTTGAAGAGCTACTAGAAGTGATTGCATGGGCTCAACTTGGCATTCATGACAAACCG GTTGGCCTGCTGAATGTGGACGGTTACTACAACCCATTGTTGTCTTTCATCGACAAAGCTGTGGAGGAAGGGTTCATCAGACCTAGTGCCCGCCATATCATTGTCTTGGCTCCAACGCCTAAGGAACTCATTGAAAAACTGGAG GAGTACTCTCCTCAACACGAGAAAGTCGTGTCGAAGATGAAATGGGAGATGGAACAGCTGAGCTACTCTCAGAACTACGATATCCCCATGCCAAAGGAGGGAAATGTGATCATAGAAGCACAACACGGGAGCAGGTTATGGATGTAA
- the LOC102719079 gene encoding UDP-xylose transporter 1-like isoform X1, with protein sequence MPRDWLVSSRRRRDGAATRWCSTSGSVFRPEERQLAKMTAGFQLGVIGSLTLSVASSVAIVICNKALISTLGFPFATTLTSWHLMVTFCTLHVAQRMRFFEPKVIDGQTVILFGLLNGTSIGLLNLSLGFNSIGFYQMTKLAIIPFTVMLETIFLKKRFSESIKFSLLILLLGVGIASVTDLKLNLLGSVLSGLAIATTCVGQILTNTIQKRLKVSSTQLLYQSAPYQAAILFATGPFVDHLLTNRSVFAHNYSAPVVGFIVLSCLIAVSVNFSTFLVIGTTSPVTYQVLGHLKTCLVLSFGYTLLHDPFTMRNILGILVAIFGMALYSYFSVRESKKKSAGDPLPVSQMPEKEVEPLMATNDVNGDTKKANGVTHDC encoded by the exons atgCCGCGCGACTGGCTCGTTTCAAGTCGCCGTCGCAGAGATGGCGCCGCGACGCGCTGGTGCTCAACATCGG GATCAGTCTTCAGGCCCGAAGAGAGACAACTTGCCAAGATGACTGCTGGTTTCCAGCTTGGTGTGATCGGATCGCTGACGCTCTCAGTGGCATCATCGGTTGCCATTGTCATCTGCAACAAAGCTCTCATCAGCACTCTTGGCTTCCCATTTG CTACTACATTAACAAGCTGGCATCTCATGGTGACCTTCTGCACCCTTCATGTCGCACAACGTATGCGCTTTTTTGAGCCAAAAGTGATTGATGGCCAAACTGTAATCCTATTTGGGTTGCTGAATGGGACATCAATTGGCCTTTTGAACCTCAGTTTAGGATTCAATTCCATCGGATTCTACCAG ATGACAAAGCTGGCGATCATACCGTTCACAGTAATGTTGGAGACTATCTTCCTAAAGAAAAGATTCAG TGAGAGTATCAAGTTTTCTCTGCTGATCCTGCTACTAGGAGTTGGCATTGCTTCTGTTACTGACCTCAAGCTAAATCTTCTTGGGTCAGTCCTTTCTggcctcgccatcgccacaaCTTGTGTCGGCCAAATT CTCACCAATACAATACAGAAGAGATTAAAGGTCTCTTCAACACAGCTCCTGTACCAATCCGCGCCCTACCAAGCGGCAATTCTCTTTGCAACCGGCCCCTTCGTGGATCATCTCCTCACCAACCGTAGCGTCTTTGCCCATAATTACTCCGCTCCAGTCGTG GGATTTATTGTCCTGTCCTGCTTGATCGCCGTGTCTGTGAACTTCAGCACGTTCCTTGTGATCGGGACGACGTCGCCGGTGACGTACCAGGTTCTGGGCCACCTCAAGACGTGCCTGGTCCTGTCGTTCGGCTACACCCTGCTGCATGATCCCTTCACCATGAGGAACATACTGGGCATCCTCGTCGCCATATTCGGGATGGCGCTCTACTCCTACTTCTCGGTCCGGGAGAGCAAGAAGAAGTCGGCAGGCGACCCGCTTCCGGTGTCACAG ATGCCAGAGAAGGAGGTCGAGCCGCTCATGGCGACTAATGATGTCAACGGTGACACCAAGAAGGCAAACGGCGTGACGCACGACTGTTGA
- the LOC102719079 gene encoding UDP-xylose transporter 1-like isoform X2, with the protein MTAGFQLGVIGSLTLSVASSVAIVICNKALISTLGFPFATTLTSWHLMVTFCTLHVAQRMRFFEPKVIDGQTVILFGLLNGTSIGLLNLSLGFNSIGFYQMTKLAIIPFTVMLETIFLKKRFSESIKFSLLILLLGVGIASVTDLKLNLLGSVLSGLAIATTCVGQILTNTIQKRLKVSSTQLLYQSAPYQAAILFATGPFVDHLLTNRSVFAHNYSAPVVGFIVLSCLIAVSVNFSTFLVIGTTSPVTYQVLGHLKTCLVLSFGYTLLHDPFTMRNILGILVAIFGMALYSYFSVRESKKKSAGDPLPVSQMPEKEVEPLMATNDVNGDTKKANGVTHDC; encoded by the exons ATGACTGCTGGTTTCCAGCTTGGTGTGATCGGATCGCTGACGCTCTCAGTGGCATCATCGGTTGCCATTGTCATCTGCAACAAAGCTCTCATCAGCACTCTTGGCTTCCCATTTG CTACTACATTAACAAGCTGGCATCTCATGGTGACCTTCTGCACCCTTCATGTCGCACAACGTATGCGCTTTTTTGAGCCAAAAGTGATTGATGGCCAAACTGTAATCCTATTTGGGTTGCTGAATGGGACATCAATTGGCCTTTTGAACCTCAGTTTAGGATTCAATTCCATCGGATTCTACCAG ATGACAAAGCTGGCGATCATACCGTTCACAGTAATGTTGGAGACTATCTTCCTAAAGAAAAGATTCAG TGAGAGTATCAAGTTTTCTCTGCTGATCCTGCTACTAGGAGTTGGCATTGCTTCTGTTACTGACCTCAAGCTAAATCTTCTTGGGTCAGTCCTTTCTggcctcgccatcgccacaaCTTGTGTCGGCCAAATT CTCACCAATACAATACAGAAGAGATTAAAGGTCTCTTCAACACAGCTCCTGTACCAATCCGCGCCCTACCAAGCGGCAATTCTCTTTGCAACCGGCCCCTTCGTGGATCATCTCCTCACCAACCGTAGCGTCTTTGCCCATAATTACTCCGCTCCAGTCGTG GGATTTATTGTCCTGTCCTGCTTGATCGCCGTGTCTGTGAACTTCAGCACGTTCCTTGTGATCGGGACGACGTCGCCGGTGACGTACCAGGTTCTGGGCCACCTCAAGACGTGCCTGGTCCTGTCGTTCGGCTACACCCTGCTGCATGATCCCTTCACCATGAGGAACATACTGGGCATCCTCGTCGCCATATTCGGGATGGCGCTCTACTCCTACTTCTCGGTCCGGGAGAGCAAGAAGAAGTCGGCAGGCGACCCGCTTCCGGTGTCACAG ATGCCAGAGAAGGAGGTCGAGCCGCTCATGGCGACTAATGATGTCAACGGTGACACCAAGAAGGCAAACGGCGTGACGCACGACTGTTGA